The following are from one region of the Amycolatopsis sp. QT-25 genome:
- a CDS encoding 3-deoxy-7-phosphoheptulonate synthase class II — MNWTVDVPVDTLPELPPLPPELRDRLDDALSRPAAQQPEWPDAELTKRVRGVLESVPPITVPAEIDRLADRLAMVARGEAFLLQGGDCAETFESNTEPHIRANLRTLLQMAVVLTYGASLPVVKVGRIAGQYAKPRSASTDALGLPVYRGDIINSLVAKPELRVPDPGRMIRAYANAGAAMNLVRALTGAGMADLHQVHDWNKDFVKSSPASERYEALAAEIDRGLRFMSACGVTDASLQSTEIFASHEALLLDYERSMLRMDRADAANPKLYNLSSHFLWVGERTRQLDGAHIAFAELLANPIGLKIGPTTTPEQAVEYVRRLDPRNEPGRLTLIARMGNGKVREVLPAIVEKVEASGHKVIWQCDPMHGNTHESSTGYKTRHFDRIVDEVQGFFEVHRKLGTYPGGIHVELTGEDVTECLGGAQEISDLDLAGRYETACDPRLNTQQSLELAFLVAEMLRG; from the coding sequence GTGAACTGGACAGTGGACGTTCCCGTCGACACGCTCCCCGAACTGCCTCCTCTGCCTCCCGAGCTGCGTGATCGGCTCGACGACGCGCTTTCCCGGCCCGCCGCGCAGCAGCCCGAATGGCCGGACGCCGAGCTGACGAAGCGCGTCCGCGGCGTGCTGGAGAGCGTGCCGCCGATCACCGTCCCCGCCGAGATCGACCGGCTCGCCGACCGGCTCGCCATGGTCGCCCGCGGCGAAGCGTTCCTGCTGCAGGGCGGTGACTGCGCGGAGACGTTCGAGTCGAACACCGAGCCGCACATCCGCGCCAACCTGCGCACCCTGCTGCAGATGGCCGTCGTCCTCACCTACGGGGCGAGCCTGCCGGTGGTGAAGGTCGGCCGGATCGCGGGCCAGTACGCGAAGCCGCGTTCGGCGTCCACCGACGCGCTCGGCCTGCCGGTGTACCGCGGCGACATCATCAACTCGCTCGTCGCCAAGCCCGAACTCCGCGTGCCCGACCCCGGCCGGATGATCCGCGCCTACGCCAACGCGGGCGCCGCGATGAACCTCGTCCGCGCGCTCACCGGTGCCGGCATGGCGGACCTGCACCAGGTGCACGACTGGAACAAGGACTTCGTGAAGTCCTCGCCCGCCAGCGAGCGCTACGAGGCGCTGGCCGCGGAGATCGACCGCGGCCTGCGGTTCATGTCGGCCTGCGGCGTGACCGACGCCTCGCTCCAGTCCACGGAGATCTTCGCCAGCCACGAGGCGCTCCTGCTCGACTACGAGCGCTCCATGCTGCGGATGGACCGCGCGGACGCGGCGAACCCCAAGCTGTACAACCTGTCCTCGCACTTCCTGTGGGTGGGTGAGCGGACCAGGCAGCTCGACGGCGCGCACATCGCCTTCGCCGAACTGCTGGCCAACCCGATCGGCCTCAAGATCGGCCCGACGACCACGCCCGAACAGGCCGTGGAGTACGTCCGCCGCCTCGACCCGCGCAACGAGCCCGGCCGGCTGACGCTGATCGCCCGGATGGGCAACGGCAAGGTCCGCGAGGTGCTGCCCGCGATCGTCGAGAAGGTGGAGGCGTCCGGGCACAAGGTCATCTGGCAGTGCGACCCGATGCACGGCAACACGCACGAGTCTTCGACGGGCTACAAGACCCGGCACTTCGACCGGATCGTGGACGAGGTGCAGGGCTTCTTCGAGGTGCACCGCAAGCTCGGCACCTACCCGGGCGGCATCCACGTCGAGCTCACCGGCGAGGACGTCACCGAATGCCTCGGCGGCGCTCAGGAGATCTCGGATCTGGATCTCGCGGGCCGGTACGAAACCGCGTGCGACCCGCGCCTGAACACGCAGCAGTCGCTGGAGCTGGCGTTCCTGGTCGCGGAGATGCTGCGCGGCTGA
- a CDS encoding peptidase: MQRTAFRTGILAALTGLAVTALTAVASPAHAGPVHHRAAADPQAVAAYWTPERMRSAVPIERLVQAPPLSPKEVAKGEGTIIRSIPNGGGAWTGAGKVVQTAGRVFFTMGGRNASCSGDAVTSTNGSVVITAGHCVKYQGAWHTNWTFAPGYDNGNTPYGTWAAKSTLTTPQWEASEDMNYDIGAAVVDPLNGQRLTDVVGAQGIAFNQARNQSMYTFGYPAATPYDGTKLIYCSGSTFTDFLLTKDHGMNCDMTGGSSGGPWFLDFSEATGAGIQASVNSFGYTFLPGYMFGPYFGTDAQNLYNKAQAA; encoded by the coding sequence ATGCAGAGGACGGCTTTCCGGACGGGGATCCTGGCGGCGCTCACGGGGCTCGCGGTGACGGCGCTGACCGCGGTCGCGAGTCCCGCTCACGCCGGGCCGGTCCATCATCGGGCAGCGGCCGACCCACAGGCGGTGGCCGCCTACTGGACGCCCGAGCGGATGCGGTCGGCGGTGCCGATCGAACGGTTGGTCCAGGCCCCGCCGCTTTCGCCCAAGGAGGTCGCGAAGGGGGAGGGCACGATCATCCGGAGCATCCCCAACGGCGGTGGCGCGTGGACGGGGGCCGGCAAGGTCGTGCAGACCGCCGGCCGGGTGTTCTTCACCATGGGCGGGCGGAACGCGTCGTGCTCCGGTGACGCGGTCACCAGCACGAACGGCAGTGTCGTGATCACCGCCGGGCACTGCGTGAAATACCAGGGCGCCTGGCACACCAACTGGACGTTCGCGCCCGGTTACGACAACGGCAACACGCCCTACGGCACCTGGGCCGCGAAGAGCACGCTGACCACTCCGCAGTGGGAAGCGAGCGAGGACATGAACTACGACATCGGCGCGGCCGTGGTCGATCCGCTCAACGGGCAGAGGCTGACCGACGTCGTCGGCGCGCAGGGGATCGCCTTCAACCAGGCGCGCAACCAGTCGATGTACACGTTCGGTTATCCGGCGGCGACACCGTACGACGGCACGAAACTGATCTATTGCAGCGGGAGCACGTTCACCGACTTCCTGCTCACCAAGGACCACGGGATGAACTGCGACATGACCGGTGGTTCGAGCGGCGGCCCGTGGTTCCTGGACTTCAGCGAGGCGACCGGTGCCGGCATTCAGGCCTCGGTGAACAGCTTCGGCTACACCTTCCTGCCCGGCTACATGTTCGGCCCGTACTTCGGTACGGACGCGCAGAACCTCTACAACAAGGCGCAAGCCGCCTGA
- a CDS encoding glutamate synthase subunit beta produces MAEPTGFLKYDREEPKKKSTQERLATWGEVYADVEPAERNEKVREQATRCMDCGIPFCHSSGSGCPLGNLIPEWNDLVRRGDWAAASDRLHATNNFPEFTGKLCPAPCEAGCVLSVSPLSGGPVAIKRVEQTIADQSWEAGYVQPQISAVSSGQRVAVVGSGPAGLAAAQQLTRAGHEVTVFERDDRLGGLLRYGIPEFKMEKKVLDRRLAQLRKEGTKFVTGCEVGVDLTVEELRAGHDAVVLAVGALRGRDDTTTPGRELAGIHLAMEHLVPANKYVEGDGPSAVDAAGKHVVIIGGGDTGADSYGTATRQGALSVTQLDQYPTPPSTRDDERSPWPTWPYILRTYPAHEEAGERKFAVAVTRFVGDDDGNVRAVELRQVRVVKDPETGKRRVTPVNDEVEELPADLVLLAIGFEGVEHMPLLDGLGLTLTGRGTLSCGADWQTSSPGVFVCGDAHRGASLVVWAIAEGRSVASAVDAYLTGASDLPAPVHPTALPLAVV; encoded by the coding sequence GTGGCTGAGCCGACGGGTTTCCTGAAGTACGACCGCGAAGAGCCGAAGAAGAAGTCCACGCAGGAACGTCTCGCCACTTGGGGCGAGGTGTACGCCGACGTGGAGCCCGCCGAGCGCAACGAAAAGGTGCGCGAGCAGGCCACCCGGTGCATGGACTGCGGCATCCCGTTCTGTCACTCCAGTGGTTCCGGCTGCCCGCTGGGCAATCTGATCCCGGAGTGGAACGACCTGGTGCGCCGGGGCGACTGGGCCGCGGCGAGCGACCGGCTCCACGCGACCAACAACTTCCCGGAGTTCACCGGGAAGTTGTGCCCCGCTCCGTGCGAGGCGGGCTGTGTCCTGTCGGTCTCCCCGCTGTCCGGCGGCCCCGTGGCGATCAAACGGGTCGAGCAGACGATCGCCGACCAGTCCTGGGAAGCGGGCTACGTGCAGCCGCAGATCTCGGCGGTGTCGTCGGGGCAACGGGTCGCGGTCGTCGGCTCCGGCCCGGCCGGGCTCGCCGCCGCGCAGCAGCTCACCCGCGCCGGCCACGAAGTGACGGTCTTCGAACGGGACGACCGGCTCGGCGGCCTGCTGCGGTACGGCATCCCCGAATTCAAAATGGAGAAGAAGGTCCTCGACCGGCGGCTCGCGCAACTCCGTAAGGAGGGCACGAAATTCGTCACCGGCTGTGAGGTCGGTGTCGATCTGACCGTCGAGGAACTCCGCGCCGGCCACGACGCGGTGGTCCTCGCCGTGGGCGCGCTGCGCGGCCGCGACGACACGACCACACCCGGCCGCGAGCTGGCGGGGATCCACCTGGCGATGGAACACCTGGTCCCGGCCAACAAGTACGTCGAGGGCGACGGCCCGTCGGCGGTGGACGCGGCAGGCAAGCACGTGGTCATCATCGGCGGCGGGGACACCGGGGCCGACTCGTACGGCACCGCGACCCGGCAGGGCGCGCTTTCGGTGACACAACTGGACCAGTACCCGACACCACCGTCCACCAGGGACGACGAGCGCTCGCCGTGGCCGACCTGGCCGTACATCCTGCGCACCTACCCCGCGCACGAAGAGGCGGGCGAGCGCAAGTTCGCCGTCGCGGTCACCCGGTTCGTCGGTGACGACGACGGCAACGTGCGCGCGGTCGAACTGCGTCAGGTCCGCGTGGTCAAGGACCCGGAGACCGGCAAGCGCAGGGTGACCCCGGTCAACGACGAGGTCGAGGAACTGCCGGCCGACCTCGTGCTGCTCGCGATCGGGTTCGAGGGGGTCGAGCACATGCCGCTGCTCGACGGGCTCGGCCTGACGCTGACCGGACGCGGCACGCTCTCGTGCGGGGCGGACTGGCAGACCTCCTCGCCCGGCGTGTTCGTCTGCGGTGACGCGCACCGCGGTGCCTCGCTGGTCGTGTGGGCGATCGCCGAGGGACGTTCGGTGGCGAGCGCGGTGGACGCCTACCTCACCGGCGCTTCGGACCTGCCCGCTCCGGTGCACCCGACCGCGCTGCCGCTCGCGGTGGTCTGA
- the gltB gene encoding glutamate synthase large subunit, which produces MIFSAIPGKQGLYDPGSEQDSCGVAMVADVRGRRSHGIVTDGLSALTNLDHRGAAGAEPTSGDGAGILVQLPDELLRAEVDFTLPEADADGHQTYATGIGFLPSDGEERNKAVALIERIATEEGLDVLGWREVPVDADRADIGPTARSVMPHFTMLFVAAHEAGGRRPGGLGLDRLAFCLRKRVENESVTAGCGTYFPSLSSRTIVYKGMLTPEQLPLFFTDLTDTRLTSAIALVHSRFSTNTFPSWPLAHPFRFVAHNGEINTIRGNRNRMRAREALLESDLIPGDLSRLYPICSPGASDSASFDEVLELLHLGGRSLPHAVLMMIPEAWENHTGMDAQRRAFYRFHASLMEPWDGPACVTFTDGTLVGAVLDRNGLRPARWWRTADDRVVLASEAGVLDVAPADVVAKGRLKPGRMFLVDTEAGRIVDDEEVKSELAKQLPYEGWLHAGLLQIADLPDRDHIVQSHDSVLRRQLSFGYTEEELKILLAPMAVKAAEPIGSMGSDTPPAVLSQRSRLLYDYFKQNFAQVTNPPLDAIREELVTSMSRIMGPERNLLAPGPASCRHVQLPYPVIDNDELAKLIHINDDGDLPGFACSVLSGLYEVDGGADALASAIERVRREASEAIAAGARTLVLSDRDSDHRMAPIPSLLLVSAVHHHLVRTKERLRVALVVETGDAREVHHVALLLGYGAAAVNPYLAFETIEDMISTGAVTGIEPAKAIRNYVKALVKGVLKIMSKMGISTVGAYTAAQVFESFGLAQDLLDEYFTGTSSKLGGVGLSVLAEEVATRHRRAYPDNPTDRVHRGLETGGEYAYRREGELHLFTPETVFLLQHATKTGREEVYKKYSDEVHRLYREGGALRGLFSFRAGTREPVPLHEVEPAEAIFKRFNTGAMSYGSISAEAHETLAIAMNRIGGRSNTGEGGEDPERLYDPARRSAIKQVASGRFGVTSEYLVNADDIQIKMAQGAKPGEGGQLPPNKVYPWIARTRHSTPGVGLISPPPHHDIYSIEDLAQLIHDLKNANENARIHVKLVSSLGVGTVAAGVSKAHADVVLISGHDGGTGASPMNSLKHAGTPWEIGLAETQQTLLLNGLRDRITVQVDGAMKTGKDVVIAALLGAEEYGFATAPLIVEGCVMMRVCHLDTCPVGVATQSPELRKRYTGQADHVVNYFRFVAEEVRETLAALGFRTLDEAIGHAEMLNTDAAVEHWKASGLDLAPIFHMPAETPYGGAKRRTRTQDHGLEHALDRTLIQLAEAALEDAHPVRLELPVRNVNRTVGTLLGSEITRRYGGEGLPEDTIHVLLTGSAGQSLGAFLPRGITLDMVGDANDYVGKGLSGGRIIVRPHPDAKFAAEGQTIAGNTLAYGATGGEMFLRGQVGERFCVRNSGAVVVAEGVGDHAFEYMTGGQAVVLGPTGRNLAAGMSGGEAYVLDLDRGKVNEEMVNLLTPSSEDLAWLKKTVQKHYDLTRSAVAASLLGDWPRRSAAFTKVMPRDYQRVLDAAKAARAAGRDVDEAIMEAARG; this is translated from the coding sequence ATGATCTTCTCCGCCATTCCAGGCAAACAAGGTCTTTACGATCCCGGATCCGAACAGGACTCCTGCGGGGTGGCCATGGTGGCCGACGTCCGCGGGCGGCGCTCGCACGGCATCGTCACCGACGGCCTGTCCGCGCTGACGAACCTCGACCACCGTGGTGCCGCCGGCGCGGAGCCGACCAGCGGTGACGGCGCGGGCATCCTGGTGCAGCTCCCCGACGAGCTGCTGCGCGCGGAAGTGGACTTCACCCTGCCCGAGGCGGACGCCGACGGTCACCAGACCTACGCGACCGGGATCGGCTTCCTGCCCTCGGACGGCGAGGAGCGGAACAAGGCCGTCGCCCTGATCGAGCGGATCGCCACCGAGGAGGGCCTCGACGTCCTCGGCTGGCGCGAGGTACCGGTGGACGCCGACCGTGCCGACATCGGCCCGACGGCCCGTTCGGTGATGCCGCATTTCACGATGCTGTTCGTCGCCGCCCACGAGGCCGGCGGCCGTCGTCCCGGTGGCCTCGGACTGGACCGTCTGGCCTTCTGCCTCCGCAAGCGCGTCGAGAACGAGAGCGTGACCGCGGGCTGCGGCACCTACTTCCCGTCGCTGTCCTCGCGGACCATCGTCTACAAGGGAATGCTGACCCCCGAGCAGCTCCCGCTGTTCTTCACCGATCTGACCGACACCCGGCTCACCAGCGCCATCGCGCTCGTGCACTCCCGGTTCTCCACCAACACCTTCCCGTCGTGGCCGCTGGCGCATCCGTTCCGGTTCGTCGCGCACAACGGCGAGATCAACACCATCCGGGGCAACCGCAACCGCATGCGCGCCCGTGAGGCGCTGCTCGAATCGGACCTCATCCCCGGCGACCTGAGCAGGCTGTACCCGATCTGCTCGCCCGGCGCGTCGGACTCCGCCTCGTTCGACGAGGTGCTGGAACTGCTGCACCTCGGCGGTCGGTCGCTGCCGCACGCGGTGCTGATGATGATCCCCGAGGCGTGGGAGAACCACACCGGGATGGACGCACAGCGTCGTGCCTTCTACCGGTTCCACGCCAGCCTCATGGAGCCCTGGGACGGCCCGGCCTGCGTCACCTTCACCGACGGCACGCTCGTCGGCGCGGTACTGGACCGCAACGGCCTGCGCCCCGCCCGCTGGTGGCGCACCGCCGACGACCGTGTCGTACTGGCCAGTGAGGCCGGGGTCCTCGACGTCGCCCCCGCCGACGTCGTGGCCAAGGGCCGTCTCAAGCCCGGCCGCATGTTCCTGGTGGACACCGAGGCGGGCCGGATCGTCGACGACGAAGAGGTCAAGTCGGAGCTGGCGAAGCAACTCCCGTACGAGGGCTGGCTGCACGCCGGGCTGCTGCAGATCGCCGACCTGCCCGACCGCGACCACATCGTGCAGAGCCACGATTCGGTGCTGCGGCGCCAGCTTTCCTTCGGCTACACCGAAGAAGAGCTGAAGATCCTCCTCGCGCCGATGGCGGTCAAGGCCGCCGAGCCGATCGGCTCGATGGGGTCCGACACCCCGCCCGCGGTGCTGTCGCAGCGTTCGCGGCTGCTCTACGACTACTTCAAGCAGAACTTCGCGCAGGTCACGAACCCGCCGCTGGACGCGATCCGCGAAGAGCTCGTCACCTCGATGAGCCGGATCATGGGACCGGAGCGGAACCTGCTCGCCCCCGGTCCGGCCTCCTGCCGCCACGTGCAGCTGCCGTATCCGGTGATCGACAACGACGAACTCGCCAAACTGATCCACATCAACGACGACGGCGACCTTCCCGGCTTCGCGTGCAGTGTCCTTTCCGGACTGTACGAAGTGGACGGTGGTGCCGACGCGCTGGCGTCCGCGATCGAGCGGGTCCGGCGTGAGGCCTCCGAAGCGATCGCGGCGGGCGCGCGCACGCTCGTGCTGTCCGATCGCGACTCCGACCACCGCATGGCCCCGATCCCTTCACTGCTGCTGGTGTCGGCGGTGCATCACCATCTGGTGCGCACCAAGGAAAGGCTCCGCGTCGCGCTGGTCGTCGAGACCGGCGACGCCCGCGAGGTCCACCACGTCGCGCTGCTGCTCGGCTACGGCGCCGCGGCGGTGAACCCGTACCTGGCCTTCGAGACCATCGAGGACATGATCTCGACCGGTGCCGTCACCGGCATCGAGCCCGCCAAGGCGATCCGCAACTACGTCAAGGCGCTCGTGAAGGGCGTCTTGAAGATCATGTCCAAGATGGGCATTTCGACCGTCGGCGCGTACACCGCGGCGCAGGTCTTCGAATCCTTCGGCCTCGCCCAGGATCTGCTCGACGAGTACTTCACCGGCACGTCGTCGAAGCTCGGCGGCGTCGGGCTGAGCGTGCTCGCCGAAGAGGTCGCCACGCGTCATCGCCGCGCGTACCCGGACAACCCGACCGACCGGGTCCACCGTGGACTCGAGACCGGTGGCGAGTACGCGTACCGCCGCGAGGGCGAACTGCACCTGTTCACCCCGGAGACCGTCTTCCTGTTGCAGCACGCGACGAAGACCGGCCGGGAAGAGGTGTACAAGAAGTACTCCGACGAGGTGCACCGCCTCTACCGCGAGGGTGGCGCGCTGCGCGGGCTGTTCTCCTTCCGCGCGGGCACCCGCGAACCCGTCCCGCTGCACGAGGTCGAGCCCGCCGAGGCGATCTTCAAACGATTCAACACCGGCGCGATGTCCTACGGGTCGATTTCGGCCGAGGCACACGAAACACTCGCCATCGCGATGAACCGCATCGGCGGCCGCTCCAACACCGGCGAGGGCGGGGAAGATCCCGAGCGGCTCTACGATCCGGCGCGGCGCAGCGCGATCAAGCAGGTCGCCAGCGGCCGGTTCGGCGTCACGAGCGAGTACCTGGTCAACGCCGACGACATCCAGATCAAGATGGCGCAGGGGGCCAAGCCCGGCGAGGGCGGGCAGCTGCCGCCGAACAAGGTCTACCCGTGGATCGCGCGCACGCGGCACTCGACGCCCGGCGTCGGGCTGATCTCGCCACCGCCGCACCACGACATCTATTCGATCGAGGATCTCGCCCAGCTCATCCACGACCTCAAGAACGCCAACGAGAACGCCCGCATCCACGTGAAGCTGGTGTCCTCGCTCGGCGTCGGCACGGTCGCGGCGGGGGTGTCCAAGGCGCACGCGGACGTCGTGCTGATCTCCGGCCACGACGGCGGCACCGGCGCCTCCCCGATGAACTCGCTCAAGCACGCGGGGACACCGTGGGAGATCGGCCTCGCCGAGACACAGCAGACGTTGCTGCTCAACGGTTTGCGCGACCGGATCACCGTGCAGGTCGACGGCGCGATGAAGACCGGCAAGGACGTCGTCATCGCCGCGCTGCTCGGCGCGGAGGAGTACGGCTTCGCGACGGCGCCGCTGATCGTCGAAGGCTGCGTCATGATGCGCGTCTGCCACCTCGACACCTGCCCGGTCGGCGTCGCGACCCAGAGCCCGGAGCTGCGCAAACGCTACACCGGCCAGGCCGACCACGTCGTCAACTACTTCCGGTTCGTCGCCGAAGAGGTCCGGGAAACGTTGGCGGCACTGGGTTTCCGCACCCTCGACGAGGCCATCGGGCACGCCGAGATGCTGAACACCGACGCCGCGGTCGAGCACTGGAAGGCCTCCGGTCTCGACCTCGCGCCGATCTTCCACATGCCCGCCGAAACCCCGTACGGCGGCGCGAAGCGGCGCACACGGACGCAGGACCACGGCCTGGAGCACGCGCTCGACCGGACACTGATCCAGCTCGCCGAGGCGGCACTGGAGGACGCGCATCCGGTGCGGCTCGAACTGCCGGTGCGGAACGTGAACCGGACCGTCGGCACGCTGCTCGGGTCCGAGATCACCCGCCGCTACGGCGGGGAGGGCCTGCCCGAGGACACGATCCACGTGCTGCTGACCGGTTCCGCCGGACAGTCGCTCGGGGCGTTCCTGCCCCGCGGCATCACGCTCGACATGGTCGGTGACGCGAACGACTACGTCGGCAAGGGCCTTTCCGGCGGGCGGATCATCGTGCGCCCGCATCCGGACGCGAAGTTCGCCGCGGAAGGCCAGACCATCGCCGGGAACACCCTCGCTTACGGCGCCACCGGCGGCGAGATGTTCCTGCGCGGCCAGGTCGGCGAACGGTTCTGCGTACGCAACTCCGGCGCCGTGGTGGTCGCCGAGGGCGTCGGCGACCACGCCTTCGAGTACATGACCGGCGGGCAGGCCGTGGTGCTCGGCCCGACCGGGCGCAACCTCGCGGCGGGGATGTCCGGCGGCGAGGCCTACGTGCTCGACCTCGACCGCGGCAAGGTCAACGAGGAGATGGTCAACCTGCTGACCCCGTCCTCGGAGGACCTCGCCTGGCTGAAGAAGACCGTGCAGAAGCACTACGACCTCACACGTTCGGCCGTGGCCGCGTCGCTGCTCGGCGACTGGCCGCGTCGCTCGGCGGCGTTCACCAAGGTGATGCCCCGCGACTACCAGCGTGTCCTTGACGCGGCGAAGGCGGCGCGTGCCGCGGGCCGTGACGTCGACGAAGCGATCATGGAGGCCGCTCGTGGCTGA
- the lgt gene encoding prolipoprotein diacylglyceryl transferase, giving the protein MADVNTASAAFLATIPSPDQGVWHIGPVPIRAYALCIIAGIIVAIWLGERRWTNRGGTKGTVIDVAVFAVPFGLVGGRLYHVVTDNQLYFGEGKNPINALKIWDGGLGIWGAIALGAVGALIACRRRGIPLPAMADALAPGIVLAQAIGRLGNYFNQELYGAHTELPWGLEIYQRYNPTNPDDFLNGIAIGHVPLPDSPVHPTFLYELLWNLGVALLVIWADKRFRLGHGRVFALYVAGYTAGRFWIEMMRTDTANHILGLRVNVWTSILLFAAAIAYFVLAAKRGPREAPETLWSKDVPREDASPASEPSGEHADVAAAPDTVRDSAADKATEDPKPETGK; this is encoded by the coding sequence GTGGCCGACGTGAATACCGCCTCGGCAGCGTTCCTCGCGACCATCCCCAGTCCCGACCAGGGCGTCTGGCATATCGGACCGGTCCCGATCCGGGCCTATGCGCTCTGCATCATCGCCGGCATCATCGTGGCGATCTGGCTGGGCGAGCGGCGCTGGACGAACCGCGGCGGCACGAAGGGCACCGTCATCGACGTCGCCGTCTTCGCGGTGCCGTTCGGCCTGGTCGGTGGGCGGTTGTACCACGTCGTCACCGACAACCAGCTGTACTTCGGCGAGGGCAAGAACCCGATCAACGCGCTGAAGATCTGGGACGGCGGCCTCGGCATCTGGGGCGCCATCGCGCTCGGCGCCGTCGGCGCGCTGATCGCCTGCCGCCGAAGGGGCATCCCGCTGCCCGCGATGGCCGACGCGCTCGCCCCCGGGATCGTGCTCGCGCAGGCGATCGGGCGGCTCGGCAACTACTTCAACCAGGAACTCTACGGCGCGCACACCGAGTTGCCGTGGGGGCTGGAGATCTACCAGCGGTACAACCCGACCAACCCGGACGACTTCCTGAACGGCATCGCGATCGGGCACGTCCCGCTGCCGGACAGCCCGGTGCACCCGACGTTCCTCTACGAACTGCTCTGGAACCTCGGTGTCGCGCTGCTGGTCATCTGGGCGGACAAGAGGTTCCGCCTCGGCCACGGCCGCGTGTTCGCGCTGTACGTCGCCGGGTACACCGCGGGCCGGTTCTGGATCGAGATGATGCGGACCGACACCGCGAACCACATCCTCGGCCTGCGCGTGAACGTGTGGACCTCGATCCTGCTGTTCGCCGCGGCGATCGCGTACTTCGTCCTGGCGGCCAAGCGGGGGCCGAGGGAGGCGCCGGAAACGCTGTGGAGCAAGGACGTGCCGCGGGAAGACGCATCGCCCGCTTCGGAGCCTTCCGGAGAGCACGCCGACGTGGCGGCGGCTCCGGACACCGTCCGTGACTCCGCCGCCGACAAGGCGACGGAGGACCCGAAACCCGAGACCGGGAAGTAG